A part of Clarias gariepinus isolate MV-2021 ecotype Netherlands chromosome 14, CGAR_prim_01v2, whole genome shotgun sequence genomic DNA contains:
- the LOC128541447 gene encoding pancreatic secretory granule membrane major glycoprotein GP2-like codes for MVMWYEYVPYIPSPHWLAGYDVKNSDFVKIPVNDSSQLPLTSNVNIPGYWAFAVPTLPTDSSKSSPPLSDSPEVIQDFDGGYQTIQLQQPIVYAGRTYTELYLSVDGYVAFFVPNNDDEIPNPKLGKDVIAPLWTDLDINKGGTWTHEQATSGSLLNSATQIIKVFYPNLNFSASWVFVSAWWNVPTESTLGNATFQFGLISDVNNYSFMVIWYGHVPSIPSSYWLAGYDVENSDFVKIPVNDSSQLPLTSNVNIPGYWVFPVPTSPTAPCQNLSCAWDEVCIQLNGVYGCGCSVNNGRPNQDTFDAYETCSGSAGSLSLSRCQLFEAGYTADSLHLNDPNCKGRLQGDRLVFSFDSNANMCGTTLTNNRTHIIYVNNVGTTDGKGVISRVSGLNLAFSCVYPLIQSVSIPMAIQVLGGVINKELSSVGNYQMTMVPYPSSLFREPYHSNVTLGVNQTLYIAVQVDQFNKTKIALVMDRCWATPLNQTDYNIYWDLIVNECPNPEDGTVEVLQNGVSTSSHFSFRMFMFTGFPNNHIYLHCKVHLCLVESGKCASPCNGELSRKCRSTDFYDSAEITVGF; via the exons ATGGTGATGTGGTATGAGTATGTTCCATATATTCCCTCACCTCACTGGCTG gcTGGATATGATGTGAAAAACAGTGACTTTGTCAAGATTCCAGTAAATGATTCTTCTCAACTGCCTTTAACTAGTAATGTTAACATCCCCGGTTACTGGGCTTTTGCAGTTCCTACTTTACCTacag ACAGCAGCAAATCATCGCCGCCACTGTCAG ATTCACCAGAAGTGATTCAAGATTTTGATGGAGGTTATCAAACAATTCAGCTGCAGCAACCCATTGTGTATGCTGGAAGAACGTACACTGAGCTGTAT CTGAGTGTGGACGGTTATGTGGCTTTCTTTGTTCCAAATAACGATGATGAAATACCCAATCCAAAACTTGGCAAAGATGTCATTGCTCCCCTGTGGACTGATCTCGATATTAATAAAGGAGGAACCTGGACCCATGAGCAGGCAACAAGTGGCAGTcttctaaattcagccacacaaataataaaagtattttaccCCAATCTTAACTTTTCTGCTTCCTGGGTTTTTGTCTCCGCTTGGTGGAATGTTCCAACTGAATCCACATTAGGG aatGCAACATTTCAATTTGGCTTGATCTCAGATGTTAATAACTATTCTTTCATGGTGATATGGTATGGGCATGTTCCTTCTATTCCCTCATCTTACTGGCTG GCCGGCTATGATGTGGAAAACAGTGACTTTGTCAAGATTCCTGTAAATGATTCTTCTCAACTGCCTTTAACTAGTAATGTCAATATCCCTGGTTACTGGGTTTTTCCTGTTCCTACTTCACCTacag CGCCTTGTCAAAATTTAAGCTGTGCATGGGATGAAGTTTGTATACAGCTTAATGGAGTTTATGGCTGTGGCTGTTCGGTAAACAATGGAAGGCCTAACCAGGACACCTTtg ATGCTTATGAAACATGTTCAGGCAGTGCTGGATCACTGTCTCTGTCTCGCTGTCAGCTCTTTGAGGCTGGATACACTGCAGATTCTCTTCACCTTAATGATCCAAACTGCAAAGGGCGACTCCAGGGTGACAGGCTGGTGTTCAGCTTTGACAGTAATGCCAACATGTGTGGCACAACTTTGACG aataacCGGACACACATTATCTATGTCAACAATGTTGGAACAACTGATGGGAAAGGTGTAATCAGTCGTGTTTCTGGGCTCAACCTTGCCTTTTCTTGTGTGTATCCACTCATCCAAAGCGTCTCCATTCCCATGGCCATCCAAGTGTTGGGAGG TGTCATTAACAAGGAACTGTCTAGTGTGGGCAATTACCAGATGACCATGGTCCCGTATCCCAGTTCATTGTTCCGAGAGCCATATCATAGCAATGTGACCCTAGGAGTAAACCAGACGCTCTATATTGCTGTGCAAGTGGATCAGTTTAACAAGACTAAGATCGCTCTTGTGATGGACCGCTGCTGGGCCACACCTCTCAACCAGACTGACTATAACATCTATTGGGATCTGATTGTTAATGA GTGTCCGAACCCTGAGGATGGCACGGTTGAGGTATTGCAGAATGGTGTGTCAACATCCAGTCACTTTTCATTCAGGATGTTCATGTTCACTGGCTTCCCCAACAACCACATCTACCTGCACTGCAAGGTCCATCTGTGTCTGGTGGAGTCAGGCAAATGTGCTTCG CCATGTAATGGAGAACTTTCCAGGAAATGCCGATCTACTGATTTCTATGACTCGGCTGAAATTACAGTGGGATTCTGA